GTCCCGAGCGCTCGATTCCTTGCGTCTTCGAAGGCATCTCCAACTTTGTCCACTCGGTCCGTCGTCGGCGCGAAATTCAGGCTCAAAACTCGATCGCGTCCAGGAACAAGCGCATCTGTCGAAAGTACGAGCCGCGATCCAGGTGGATCAGATGGCTGCCCGGGAACCAGTGGATGCGACAGCGGTTCCAGTGATCCCAGAGCAAGCGAGCGTGCGTGGGCGGCGCCAAGCGATCTCCCACTCCGCCGATGATCATCAGCCGCTCCTTGGGCAGCCGCGGGCGATAACTGAGGGGACAGCTCACGGCCAGCAAGTGGCGAGCGTCGCGCACGTCGCGATGGCTGAGCTTGAGCGCCGCGCGCAACAGCGTGCCGATGGGCTCCCACTCCAGCACCAGATCCGCAATGCTGGTGACGGGCACGTTGGGGATCGCGAACGAGAGCCGCGGCTCCACCGCGGCCAGCAGCGCGGAGGTGAAGCCGCCGAGGCTCACGCCGGTGATGCCCACCCGCGGCACGCCCAGGTCTTCGAGCAGGTGATCCATGAAGATACGCAGGTCGAACACCGCCTGGGCCAGCGCTTCGTTGATGCGCGAGGCGCCGCCCGCGAAGAAGCCATGACCGGAAAACGGCGAGAGCCGCGTCTGCCGCTTGCCGTGAAAGGGCAGCGTGACGAGCATCACGTCGTACCCCTCGCGGTACAGCCAGGGGATCGCGAAGAACCACTCGTTCAAATGGTAGAGATCCGCGCTGAAGCCATGCACCGCGATCACCGTCGGTCGCGCGGGGCCGTCGTGGCGCCAGTGCCGCGCGAAGGCGTAGCGGTTGCCCCGATGCGCGCGGTAGCGACGGCGCTCTCGGGGATTGACGGGAATGAACGGGCTCTCGAAGCGCACGTCCTCGCAGGCGCCGCTGCCGGGGCGAAACAGCGGCAGCCGGGCGCGCCGCCGCGACACCAGCACGCGCCGCGGCGGCCGCTCGAAGAAGCGATCGGGATCGCCGCTCTCGGCAATACGGCCGTACAGCTCTTCGTCCACCAGGGCGCGGCGCAGGGCCAGCGGGTGATAGCCGACGGGCAGCGCCAGGGATGCCACCAAAGACGCGCCCAGCGTGCGTAGCACCACGTCCGATGCCGCCGTCGCATGAACCTTGATGCGATCCGCGGCGCCGAGCTCGAAGCGCTCGCTGCTGCTCGCGAAGCCGGTGGGCAGCTCCTGCCACCAGGCGTGCCCATCGGAGACGGCGGGCTCGCGCGGACCCGCTTCATGGGTGATGCGCGAGACGACG
This portion of the Polyangiaceae bacterium genome encodes:
- a CDS encoding alpha/beta hydrolase, which encodes MSHASVVSRITHEAGPREPAVSDGHAWWQELPTGFASSSERFELGAADRIKVHATAASDVVLRTLGASLVASLALPVGYHPLALRRALVDEELYGRIAESGDPDRFFERPPRRVLVSRRRARLPLFRPGSGACEDVRFESPFIPVNPRERRRYRAHRGNRYAFARHWRHDGPARPTVIAVHGFSADLYHLNEWFFAIPWLYREGYDVMLVTLPFHGKRQTRLSPFSGHGFFAGGASRINEALAQAVFDLRIFMDHLLEDLGVPRVGITGVSLGGFTSALLAAVEPRLSFAIPNVPVTSIADLVLEWEPIGTLLRAALKLSHRDVRDARHLLAVSCPLSYRPRLPKERLMIIGGVGDRLAPPTHARLLWDHWNRCRIHWFPGSHLIHLDRGSYFRQMRLFLDAIEF